In Notamacropus eugenii isolate mMacEug1 chromosome 1, mMacEug1.pri_v2, whole genome shotgun sequence, one genomic interval encodes:
- the LOC140519709 gene encoding beta-lactoglobulin has product MKFLLLTVGLALIGAIQAVENIRSKNDLGVEKFVGSWYLREAAKTMEFSIPLFDMDIKEVNLTPEGNLELVLLEKTDRCVEKKLLLKKTQKPTEFEIYISSESASYTFSVMETDYDSYFLFCLYNISDREKMACAHYVRRIEENKGMNEFKKILRTLAMPYTVIEVRTRDMCHV; this is encoded by the exons ATGAAATTCCTTCTGCTCACTGTTGGATTGGCCCTCATTGGTGCCATCCAGGCTGTTGAAAACATTCGCTCCAAGAATGATTTAGGGGTTGAAAAG TTTGTAGGATCATGGTATCTCAGAGAAGCAGCAAAGACCATGGAATTCTCAATCCCCTTGTTTGACATGGACATTAAGGAAGTGAATTTGACTCCTGAAGGCAATCTGGAATTGGTCTTGTTAGAGAA GACTGACAGGTGTGTTGAGAAGAAATTGCTTCTAAAGAAAACTCAGAAACCCACTGAGTTTGAGATCTACA TTTCTTCAGAGTCTGCCTCATATACATTCTCTGTAATGGAAACTGATTATGACAGCTACTTCCTCTTTTGCCTCTACAACATCAGCGACCGGGAAAAAATGGCATGTGCCCACTATG TCAGAAGAATAGAGGAAAACAAAGGCATGAATGAATTCAAGAAAATTCTCAGGACTTTGGCCATGCCCTATACAGTGATTGAAGTCCGTACAAGAG ACATGTGCCATGTTTAG
- the LOC140518544 gene encoding lipocalin-1-like, with translation MAGRDVHQPEDSILSLGTHSVSFQVDLQPLKPSYHITQSEDRNYMPMDLVELFEPTEEEIREGDSIGSKYLGVWYVNAWTGNVDIPEDKRHQKIPPFFVRLLPNGKVEAKLHLKKNGRCEEIKLTLEKTKEPGKMTTWGRQTVGVLSIDVSDHLIVYIESKMNGKNVIMMELAGRETVAHPQAMKTFKQFARSRGQDETKIVIPELEEDCAPGRT, from the exons ATGGCTGGGAGAGATGTACATCAGCCAGAAGATTCCATTCTCAGCCTAGGGACCCACTCAGTCTCTTTCCAGGTTGATCTACAACCCCTAAAACCCTCTTACCATATAACTCAGTCAGAAGACAGAAATTATATGCCTATGGATTTGGTAGAACTCTTTGAACCCACAGAAGAGGAGATCAGAGAGGGAGATAGTATAGGTTCCAAG TACCTTGGAGTGTGGTATGTAAATGCCTGGACAGGAAATGTTGATATTCCTGAAGATAAGAGGCATCAGAAAATACCTCCCTTCTTTGTCAGACTTCTTCCTAATGGTAAAGTGGAGGCCAAATTACATCTTAA AAAGAATGGCCGATGTGAAGAAATTAAGTTAACTCTAGAGAAAACAAAGGAACCGGGGAAAATGACCACTT ggGGAAGGCAGACTGTTGGGGTACTGAGCATAGATGTAAGCGACCACCTAATTGTATATATAGAAAGCAAGATGAATGGGAAAAATGTCATTATGATGGAACTTGCAG GTCGAGAAACAGTTGCTCATCCTCAAGCTATGAAGACATTTAAACAATTTGCCCGGAGCAGAGGACAAGATGAGACAAAAATCGTCATCCCTGAATTGGAGG AAGACTGTGCTCCTGGAAGGACATAA